ACTTTTTAGCTGGGCCGTTCATGTGGTTTTGGATCTGAGACAGCCAATACTCCTCTGTTCCACCCACCTGCTTTAAGTATTCCTCCAAGTGGCTCAAGAACTCCCGGGGATCCTCAAACACCTGGGTCTCCACTGGGGAGGCTGGAGCATCCTCCGACACGGAGACCCACTGGTAGGAATCGTGGCCCTGGGGGATGCTGGGCACCTCCCCAGGAGGAGGGGTCAGGGCATACATCTGGCTCATGTCCAGGGCATAATCATAAATCTCCCCCTCACCTGGCCTTATCTCTGGGCCTCCCACCCCAACGGACACCGTCTGCTTGCCCTGTTCCCCGGGGCAGTATTTGCCTCCCATGGACTCCAGGCGGTCAGCCCACTTTTCCAGGCGGAAAAAGACCTCCTTCCAAACATTCATCTCCCTCTTGACCcacctctccaggtgagcaatGGTCTCCTGGCATCTGGCCAGGCAGGCCTTGATGGACTTCTTCCATCTCTGGTTTTCAGTTGGGACATGGTCCTCTAAGTTGTTCTCCAACTTCCCCACAGATTTCTGCAATCCCTTCAGCTCCCGCTCCACCTGCTTGGAGACCTCAGTCAGGAGGTGCCGGTGGGTCCTCCGGACATGCTCAAGCATTTCTGCCCTGCACTTCCCTATCTGCAGGATCACATTGGGTTTGTTGGCAACTCCACGGTGCCCCTGGAAGGAGTGGACGCCCGCGCTGGTGACATTGTCCAGCTGCATGGCTCCGACCGTGCGAGTGGCAAACACGGAAATAAGTGGGTTATAAGCCCTGACACTAAAACTGgatcccaaaaacccccaccacAACACTTCCTGAAAGACACACAGAGACTTCTAAACCCCCCGCCAAAGACTTTTGGACACAAACACAACCCAATCAGATATCACCGCAGAGCGAGCTGGTCGGTCCACGTGGATCCCAGAGAGAGTTGTAGGCAAATTTCTCCCGGTGCCCAGCTGGAAACGCCGGTCTCACGTGCTCAGGGGTGTCCCAGAGAGAACCAGGATCCTCCAGGAACAAGGAGAGGAGTTGGATAAGATGTCAAATCCCGCTGAGAATCTCGAATGCCTCGAAGTCCCCGCCGGAGAAAATCACACAGAGATGCACAAAGAAGCTGGAAGCTGCAGCAAAAATCCGGGTGATTTCTCCTCTGGCAAACTTGGTGAGTCAAAACCGCTTTCACTGGAGATGCAAAGAGCTGCTTCTCTTCCCCTGTCTGAACTGCCACTAGTCCAGGCTCCTCCATCTACTTATACTCCACGCAGCTCAACATGTGGGTGGTGCCCAGCCTCCTCTCGCACTCTCAGCGCAGCGTTCATTGGAGGAAAAGCGAGGCCGGTGTCTGTGGCAACCCAGATTTTGGCAGCCTCCCCTCGCTTGCCACCCCCTCGCTCACGCCCCCAGATTCGACGCGAGAAGCGCTTGAAAGGTGCTGGAGACAGTTGGAGAGATGGATGAGTAATCGCACCTTCCGCCTCTCGGAGCGCAGGAAAAACACTTATTCCTTCCACAACTCTTTACTCAGCAAGGTCATCATTAACATGCGTCCCCTGGCAGGGCTCGGGGAGGGCGGGATTAGGAGGAATCCAGTGTGTCACACACCGAGACAGACGCCCACGGGCCCCCCGCACACCCCCACAGGGTGAGCTCACTCCTCATGCAAACGCCTGGGAATGGTGGtaaatcagcaggaaaaaaaaaaaaaaaaagggagagaagagaaaagaaaagcaaagaggagGGGGGAAGCCGAGGGGGAAACGCTCAAAGGAGCCACTTCAGCACAAATTGGAGCGCTCTGGACTCTCTCAGGCGTTGGTAGGTGGGAGTCATCCCCGTGGCTTAATTGCACCAGACCGACCACTATCTTGGGAATATTGGGTGAGGGAGGGGGCAACATCCTGGTTTTTACACCGAATTAAATCCGCCCATCAAAAGCCTGTTCTGTACTTAGCTTTGAATCAGATGCTTAATCAGTGAGCCAACCCACCAGCGCAGATGAAGCTACATTTGTTCTTCGCTCTTGACAAGGCAGGAAAAGCCAACCATAAAAGGAGTCTCCGGGTCTTACATAAGCCAGAGATAAAGGATTCCCTAATCTGAGAGAGTTTCCCCGCCAGAACACCCTCAGAGAGGTGCTGAGGACATCTGGGCCTTCTCgtcccttcccagtgccagcgGCCGGAGGCAGTGGGATGCTGATTCATCAGGATAATCTAAAAAAAGGGGTTTGAGCCTGTTGGCAGCGGGGTGGTGCTGGGGGGGGGGTGCCCTGCTTCTGCTCAGGATGGCGGGCAGTGTGCCAGGGAGGCGTAGGATGTGTCCTCATACCCAAAACTCCTGACTGTGTGTTTCCTTGTGGGAATTCAGCCATCCCAGAGGagcaaaaaaaaggaggaggcaAAGGGTCTTTCGGTGAAGTCCTGCTGGAAGGAGGTCCCAGTGAACCCAGGCATTTGGTTAAAGCAGAATTACAAACTGGTGGTGGTTAAATTGAAGGGCATGAGGGGCAAGGGTCAGGATTCCCTTTTTTTGCCCCATATCCATGTGGTGCAGGAGGGCCCATGTCTGTTCCCTACCAGGTGATGGTTGTCAGGGAACCAAAAGGTTATttagggcagcagcagctgaccTAGAAGGGCTGCATGTTTTGGTTGAAGAGAGGGAGGGACAGTGAGTGGGAAAGGGGACAAAATCCTGAGGGTGTAACACAGAATTCCTAATCCAGCAGCCCCTCCCAATGCCACTCCTTCCCCCATGACTGCCCTCTGCCTTGCTTACTTCTCCCATTTCATCCAGTTTTTCTAAGCAAAAGATTTTGGGGCAGCTGTGTTCAGAAAAAGTCAAATGTCAATCACCTGAGGGGTTGGGACAGATCTGGAGCCTTTTTATGCTGCATTCTCAGCACCCCAGAGTCTCCCTCAAACCTGCTCTGCCAGGAAAACA
This window of the Corvus hawaiiensis isolate bCorHaw1 chromosome 26, bCorHaw1.pri.cur, whole genome shotgun sequence genome carries:
- the ARC gene encoding activity-regulated cytoskeleton-associated protein, with product MQLDNVTSAGVHSFQGHRGVANKPNVILQIGKCRAEMLEHVRRTHRHLLTEVSKQVERELKGLQKSVGKLENNLEDHVPTENQRWKKSIKACLARCQETIAHLERWVKREMNVWKEVFFRLEKWADRLESMGGKYCPGEQGKQTVSVGVGGPEIRPGEGEIYDYALDMSQMYALTPPPGEVPSIPQGHDSYQWVSVSEDAPASPVETQVFEDPREFLSHLEEYLKQVGGTEEYWLSQIQNHMNGPAKKWWEYKQDSVKNWVEFKKEFLQYSEGTLTRDAIKRELDLPQKEGEPLDQFLWRKRDLYQTLYVDADEEEIIQYVVGTLQPKLKRFLSYPLPKTLEQLIQRGKEVQGNMEHSEEPSPQRTPEVQPGDSVETVPPSTTASPVPSNGTQPEPPSPPATVI